From a region of the Alosa sapidissima isolate fAloSap1 chromosome 9, fAloSap1.pri, whole genome shotgun sequence genome:
- the LOC121719555 gene encoding GTPase IMAP family member 7-like: MKHFVIWLALLWSMPLLSAGISLSREIRIVLLGKTGAGKSSTGNTILGRPAFNKSSGFQSVTSTSHKESGEVNGRRVTVVDTPGLFDTRMTGANLKIEIEKCVNMSLPGPHVFLLVIRMDVRFTEEERNTVKWIQENFSERAANYTMVLFTHIEQLDQSVEHTIDQDQDIKEIINTCGGGYHALNYLKNQTSVKELWDKIYKMMEKNNGEYYTNEMYQEAQARMREEEERKREEEKKKKEDEERRIREDERQIIKKKEEEVKLKKNVGKIAGGIIGVAMSLIGGPVAPLAVGAILGGTAGHFLAEDLFDWASNLTSTLFF, translated from the coding sequence GAGAAATACGGATTGTGCTGCTGGGTAAAACTGGAGCTGGAAAGAGTTCAAcaggaaacaccatcctgggGAGACCTGCTTTCAATAAAAGTTCAGGTTTTCAGTCTGTTACTTCAACTTCTCATAAGGAGAGTGGAGAGGTCAATGGGAGACGGGTCACAGTGGTGGACACCCCAGGACTATTTGATACAAGAATGACTGGTGCTAATTTGAAAATCGAGATAGAGAAATGTGTCAATATGTCTCTTCCTGGCCCCCATGTCTTCCTGCTGGTGATCAGAATGGATGTAAGattcacagaggaggagaggaacacCGTGAAGTGGATCCAGGAGAACTTTAGTGAGAGAGCTGCAAATTATACCATGGTGCTGTTCACTCATATTGAACAGCTGGATCAGTCAGTGGAACATACAATAGATCAAGATCAGGATATTAAGGAGATCATCAACACATGTGGGGGTGGATATCATGCTCTAAATTATCTCAAGAATCAGACTTCGGTTAAAGAGCTCTGGGATAAGATATACAAAATGATGGAGAAAAATAACGGTGAATATTACACAAACGAGATGTATCAGGAGGCTCAGGCaaggatgagagaagaggaggagagaaagcgagaggaagagaagaagaaaaaggaggATGAGGAAAGGAGGATTAGAGAGGATGAAAGACAGATAATTAAGAAAAAGGAAGAGGAAGTGAAGTTAAAGAAAAATGTGGGTAAAATTGCTGGAGGAATTATTGGGGTAGCCATGAGTCTAATTGGAGGTCCTGTTGCTCCGTTAGCTGTTGGAGCTATATTAGGAGGAACAGCAGGACATTTTTTGGCTGAAGACCTGTTTGACTGGGCAAGTAATCTAACAAgtactttatttttttaa